In one window of Eleutherodactylus coqui strain aEleCoq1 chromosome 10, aEleCoq1.hap1, whole genome shotgun sequence DNA:
- the LOC136579668 gene encoding olfactory protein-like, with the protein MLQVTAAVLLLLFIQCQAEDVKPMENFDENKYMGTWFGAIVASNCAMFKEMKKDMTRPTITYAKDGNILKNSVAFKTPKGCQQMDATLETIANGHYKHDSVHGKNEIIVVNTDYDTTALEMTILVHEGKTCMTAKMFRRDQKLPEDVKEQGLKHFHSKGFTNEDILIFTTPAECSPK; encoded by the exons ATGCTCCAAGTCACAGCAGccgtcctgctcctcctcttcatccaatgtcAGGCTGAGGATGTGAAGCCGATGGAGAATTTTGATGAGAATAAA TATATGGGTACATGGTTTGGCGCCATAGTAGCATCAAACTGCGCCATGTTTAAAGAGATGAAGAAGGACATGACTCGCCCTACAATCACTTATGCCAAGGACGGCAATATTCTAAAAAACAGTGTGGCATTCAAAAC accTAAGGGCTGCCAGCAGATGGATGCCACTTTGGAGACCATCGCTAACGGCCACTACAAGCATGATTCTG TGCATGGAAAAAATGAAATCATCGTCGTGAACACAGATTACGATACAACGGCCCTGGAAATGACCATCCTTGTCCACGAGGGAAAGACCTGCATGACTGCAAAGATGTTCA GGAGAGATCAGAAATTGCCTGAAGATGTAAAGGAACAAGGTCTGAAGCACTTCCACAGCAAAGGCTTCACCAATGAGGATATCCTGATATTCACCACACCAG CTGAATGTTCCCCCAAATGA